The DNA region AATCGGCGAAAACGATCCTCCGATGGAATCGCCAGCAAACGCTTCGAAGCCTTGCGTCCGTCAGGACATTTCAGCTCCATGTACGTCATGTGTTCGCTCAGGTCATCCCGGTTATCCAAGAACCATTTCATCCGCTTTTTGAAACCGGGCAGCTTGTCGACGATCTTCTCTTCCAGCACGACTCCCGTCGTCAACGGAAACAAGCCCACCAACGAGCGAACTCTGATCGGTATCGATTGGCCATCGACATAGAGGTGGTCATAGTAAAAACCGTCCGCCTCGTCCCACAGCCCCGTGCCGTCCATCGAATTCATCGCCTCGGCGATCGCGACGTAGTGCTCGAAAAATTTGCTGGCCATGTCCCCATATGCCAGGTGATCTTCCGCCAACTCCATCGCAATCCGCAGCATCGAACCGCAATAGAACGCCATCCACGACGTTCCGTCGGCTTGCTCCAAGTGACCGTGCGGCAGCGGCTTGCTGCGATCGAAGACTCCGATGTTATCCAAACCCAAGAAGCCGCCGGCGAATATATTTTTTCCGCGCGGATCCTTCTGGTTCACCCACCAAGTGAAATTGAGCAACAGCTTTTGAAACGCCCGTGCCAAGAAGACTCTGTCGCGTTGCAACGGTTTGCCAGTCGCTTTGTAAATCTCCCAAACGCCCCAGGCGTGAACCGGCGGGTTCACGTCACTGAGTTGCCATTCGTAGGCCGGGATTTGCCCGTTGGGGTGCATGTACCATTCTCGCAAGAAAAGCAGCATTTGCTCTTTCGCGAACTGACCATCCAGCTTTGCAAACGGAACCATGTGGAAGGCCAAATCCCAAGCCGCGTACCACGGATACTCCCACTTATCCGGCATTGAGATCACGTCGCGGTTGAACAGGTGACGCCAATCGGCGTTGCGACCTTGTTTTCGCGTTTCCGAGGTGGGGACGCCGTTGTGGTCGCCGTCCAACCAAGTCGCGATGCTGTAGTGATAAAACTGTTTCGTCCACAGCAAGCCGGCATACGCCTGACGCATGATGGCTTTTCGCTGGGCCGACAAATCGTCGGCGATCAACGTTTCATAAAAAGCATCCGCGTCCTTGATTCGTTCGGCAAACGTTTGGTCGAAAGATTCGTCGAATGCGAGCGAAGCAAACTGTTTCGCATCGCCGCCGGACCGCTTTGCAATGACGGGCTCGTCGATGTGCGCGATGCGCATCCGAATCGTCGCTGACGCGCCCGGTTCAAGAGAAAGCATTCCTGCCGCGCCACATTTCGTGCCACGCTCGGCCGGGTTGACGGCGTCGGTCTTACCGTGAACGACATACTCGTTGAACGCATCTTTGAAGAACTCCGACTCGCTGGGCAAACCCGGGTGCCGCCGGATATTCGTTTCATTGTCGGTGAAGATCCAAGCGAATGCATCGGGGCTGCTATCGACAGCACCGTCAAGTGTCTGTTCACACACGCACCACATTTGCCCGAGCGATTCGTGATTCGTTTTGACAACGCCGTCTTGCAATCGCATCGACGGAGGCAGCGTGCATCCCTCGTCGGTGCATTGCCAAGTCCACGTGTTGCGAAAGAACAGCTGAGGGATCGCATGAACCACCGCCACGTCGGGGCCCCGGTTGACGATTGTGATCCGCACTAGAACATCATCCGCGCTCGCCTTGGCATACTCGGCAGTAACGTCGAAATACCTTGAATCATCGAAACAAGGTGAATCCAATAATTCGTACTCGTCATCGGTGCGACTGCGACTGCGGCTGATCGACACCAATTCTTCGTACGGATATCGCGACTGCGGATACTTGTACAGTGCCTTCATGTAACTGTGCGTCGGCGTGCTATCGAGATAGTAATAGCACTCTTTGACGTCTTCGCCGTGATTGCCTTCCGGTCCCGTTACGCCGAATAAGCGTTCCTTCAAGATTGGGTCGCGTCCGTTCCACAGCGCAACCGAAAAGCACAACCTGCATTCACGATCAGAAATCCCCAACAGCCCGTCTTCGCCCCAACGATAGGCGCGGCTGCGGGCGTGATCGTGCGGAAAGTAGCTCCACGTTGCATCGCCGCCTTCGCTGTAGTCCTCGCGAACGGTGCCCCATTGCCGCTCGGACAGATAGGGCCCCCAACGCTGCCAATTGACTTGGCGGCGGTCAGATTCGAGCAATCGCAGTTCTTCAGCAGACATGGGCGGGAATAGGCTTCAGGTGTCAGGTAACAGGTTTCAGGAAGAAGTTGCCGCATTGTGGCATAACTCGGCAACCGCGTGACACGTGACTTTCCCTTCCTAGTACCTGTGACCTGTACTGTTACCTATTCCCCCGCTTCGTCCAGCAAATCGACGGCGGCGAAACGTTGGCCTTCCAGCATGGCCAGACTGGCGCCGCCACCGGTGCTGACGTGACTGACTTGGTCCGCGAAACCGAGCAATTCGACGGCCGCGGCACTGTCGCCACCGCCAATGATGCTGACCGAATCGCTGTCGGCGACGGCTTGCGCCACTGCTTTTGTGCCCGCATCCATCGGTGGCTTTTCAAAGACACCCATCGGTCCGTTCCAAACGATGGTCTTCGCATTCTTGATGATCTCGGCGTACTTCTTTGACGTTTCCGGTCCGATGTCGAATCCTTCCATGTCATCAGGGATCTCGCCCGCCGCGACGACCTTTTTGTTGCAACCGGCGATGTTTCCGAAATCGTCGCCGCAATGCGTGTCGACGGGCAGTTGCAGTTTATCGCCGCCTTTGGCCAGCAATTCTTTGGCCAGTTCTACCTTGTCCTTTTCGACCAAACTGCCGCCGACTTTGCCGCCGCGTGCCAGCGAGAACGTGTACGCCATCGCGCCGCCGATCAATACCGTGTCACAAATTCCCAGCAGATTGTTGATCACGTTGATCTTGTCGCTGACCTTTGCCCCGCCGAGGATCGCAACAAAGGGACGCCCCGGTTTGCTGATCGCGTCGGTCAGATACTGAATCTCACGCGCGACCAAGTGGCCCACTACGCGTGGTTTGCCCGCCATCGCTTCGGGGACGGCGACCATCGACGCATCGCTGCGGTGACAAGTTCCGAACGCATCGTTGCAGTAAATGTCGGCCATCGCAGCCAACTTGCCCGCGAACTCGGCGCAACCCTTCTTTTCACCCGAGTTGAAACGCAGGTTCTCCAGCACGACCACGTCGCCGTTGCCAAGTGCTATGACCTTCGCGGCCGCGTCGTCACCGACCGTATCCGATGCCATGGCAACCGGTTTGCCCAACATTCCCGCCAACGCTTCGGCGGCCGGCGCAAGGCTGTACTGCGATTCAAAGCCCTTTCCTTCAGGGCGACCCAGGTGGCTGACCAGGATCACTTGGCCACCGCGATCGACCACGCTTTTGATACTTGGCAACGCCATTCGCACGCGGCGATCGTCAGTGATCTTTTGGTTGTCGTCCAGCGGAACGTTGAAGTCGACGCGGATCAGTACCTTTTTGCCAGCAACGTCAACTTGGTCGATTGTCTTTTTAGCCATGAAAATTTTCTAAAGTGAGAGGTTTTCGGGTCACGGTCCGTGCCGACGCCATCGGCGACGAATACCAAGGCGGTTCAAAAAATCAGGTCTCGCCTTCGGTGCCGCTAGGGCACGAACGTGTCGCGATTATCGGGAATCGCGGTGTGGTGTCGAGTACGCCATTTCAGCTTGCCTGCACTCGGTCCGACGTTTTCCTCAACTCGGTCGGTCCCTGCGACCGAAAAACCCTCACATGCCTTTCGTCCGGCACTCCGTCGACGAAGGTACGCATTGCCGAACCCCGCGTGAAACTTTTTCACAACGAGCGGCCGATTGGTGGATCGGTCGAAATGGCGGTGCGAGCAGACTCGGGGGGAGACATCGGTGGCCGGAAGATCGATAAAAACGATCGGACGCTCAGGCTCGTGGTGCGCTTTGGCGCTGTTCGGCCTGGTCGCGACGATGCCGGTGACCGCTTGCGGCGAAGGCGGCTTTTTCGGCCGTGGCGACAACGACGGCGACTCCAGTCGTGCCCAGCGAAAGGCGGCGATCGAGTCGCTGCCCATGCAGCGGCTGACACCGGCCGCCCAATCGCGGATTCTTTCCGTGGTCGAATCGCCAACGATCTTTCGACGATTGCCGACGCAAGATATCGATTGTGACCGCGACATGTTTTTGTTCCTCAGCCGCAATCCCGAGGTGCTCGTCGGCATGTGGGACTTGATGGGGATCACCAATGTGCAAATTCGTCGAACCGGCCCCTATCAATTGGAAGCCATCGACGGCAGCGGGACCACGTGCCAAGTCGACCTCGTCTACGGTGACCCTCACTTGCACATTTTCGTCGCCACGGGCAGCTACGACGGCGCGCTGGTCGCAAAGCCGATCGGCGGCAACGGTGTCTTCATCTTGTCCAGCCGCTATTCCGAAAACGGCGACGGACGAACGTCGGTGACCGGAACCATTGATTGCTTCTTGCAGCTTGAAAGTCTGGGCGCCGACTTGGTCGCCCGAACACTCAGCGGCCTGATCGGGCGATCGGCGGACAACAACTTTACCGAGACCGCAAAGTTTATCTCGCAAGTTTCGATGGCGTCCGAAAACAATCCGCCCGCGATGATCGACGTCGCAACCCGACTGCCGCAAGTCGACGACGGCACACGCCGCGAGTTCGTAAACCGAATCACCGAAATCGCCCAAAGAGCATCGCTCAGGGAATCGAAGGTCGCACGTCGGCAGTAACCCAACGTCCGTCCAGCTACTTCTGGCGGCCGATTCCGCCCCGCAAAAACTTCGCCATCGCGGCCGGCAACTTCGACTCGATGGCGATCGGCTTACCACTGGTGGGGTGATCGAAGCCAAGAGTCTTCGCGTGCAGAGCGATGCGTTTGCGAATCCATCTCGGGTGCATGGATTTGTCCGTTTCGTAACGAGGGTCCCCAAGCACGGGGTGGCCGGCATCGGCGAACTGGACTCGAATTTGGTTGCGTTTTCCGGTTTCCAGGCGAATTTCGACCTCGGTCGTGTCGTCCATCCGTTTGATGACGCGATAGTGAGTGACGGCCCGTTCAGTATGCCTTGACGGCGCCGTGATATAGCGATCCAGATTGTTGCCCGTCGCCATATGAGAATCGAACGTGCCTTCGTCGGCGGCCACCAACCCGGCGCAGATTGCCGAATACAAACGCATCGGCTTGCGATGTTTGAACTGTTCGATCAGCGCATCGGCGACCTCCTGTGACTTGCCGATCACCAACAACCCGCTGACTTCTCGATCGAGTCGGTGGACGACGAACGCTTGGCGGTATCGTTTGGAGTGCGATAGGTATAACGAGACACGATCGACCAAAGTGTTTTTTTCTTCCTGGTTGGTCGGTATCGTCAGCGTCCCGGCGGCTTTGTCAACGACGATCAAGTCGTTGTCCTCGTATGCGATCGTGAACGTGCGATCGTCCCAGCGAACCTTCTTTTTTTCACGGTAACGTTGGTTTGCGTCATAGCGAAGTTCGATCGCGTCACCCACCTCGACTTCCTGCCCGCCGTCCTCGCAAGGTTCGCCGTTGATCGCGACGCAGCCATGGTCGAACATTCCTCGCACCTGGCTGTGCGACAAACCGACCAACGCCTTGACGACGCTATCAACGCGCCCGACTTGTTCTGGCATTACGGTTGTCGTGGCAGTGGTCAGCGGCATGCGAGGCGACTCGGTCGAAGATGGGAAGAAGCGAAAACGCAGCAGTCGGACGAGGCACGACTGCCGGCCAGGGCGAAAGGACCTCAGAATCAAGAATCTTCGTCTTTCAGCACGTTTTCAGCATAGACCCCCAGGGGTCAACAGCGGAATGGGTGCCCGTAGATGATCAGCAAAGGTGCCCGCGCCCGACCATTTCATTTTTGCACGATCACTAGCCCCGTACGATCCGTTATTATCCAACAACTCACCCAAAGTCGGTCTTGACCGGCAGCTCGGTGACTTCGGGGATGGGTCGCTGGAGCGGCCCCATCGTTTATCCAATCGATAATAGTTCACTCACTCATCTGCGAGGCTTCTTCGGCATCCATTCGCCAATCGGTACCGCAGTGTTCGTTCGGCCACGTTTCATCAACTTGGTGGGCGGTTCACGCGGCATTCTTTCTTAGCGGTGGTAGGGTTCAGTTGTCAGCCATTTCTGCGTGCATCGGATCGCATCAGGAAGTCGGATGACGATTGAAAATCCCAATATCGGAGAAGTCCGCAACATGCTAATGCGCCAACCGTGCCCATCACTACAATTCGCCTACGCCCCGCCGTTCGGTGCGACGATTCAAGATACCGGCGTCCAGTTTTCGGTCTTCAGTCGTTCGGCAACGGCGATGCGATTGTTGCTTTACAACAAGGTCACCGATCGCGAACCTGCCGAGATCATCGACTTTGATCGCGACGCGGATCGCTGGGGCGATGTGTGGAGTATGCATGTCCCGAACCTAGCCGAAGGACAACTTTACCACTTCCAAGCCAACGGTCCTTGGGCGCCCGAACGGGGACATCGATTCGATTCGACCGCCCGTTTGATAGATCCGTACACTCAAGCACTCGCAGGCGAATATCAAAAGGGCAAAGATGGCGTCGTCCGGCCGCCGAAGTGCGTGGTCGTCGACGGCGAATTCGATTGGGAAGGCGACCGGCACATCCGACGGGACATAAGCGAATCGGTGATCTATGAAATGCACGTCAAAGGTTTCACCAAAAGCAAGTCCTCGAAAGTCAAACATCCAGGCACCTACCTGGGCGTGATCGAAAAGATCCCGTATCTGAAAGACCTCGGCGTGACGGCCGTCGAGCTGATGCCGGTCAATGAATTTCCAATCAAGGATATCCACGGCAACAAGATGGATCGGTCGAACTATTGGGGCTATGACCCAATGGCTTTCTTCGCGCCGCACCGTGGATATGCGTCCGACAGCACACCAGGTGCTCAAGTTCGCGAGTTCAAAGAAATGGTCAAAGCGCTTCACAAAGCTGGTATCGAAGTCATCCTCGACGTTGTGTTCAATCACACTTGCGAAGGTAACGAAAAGGGACCAACGCTATCGTTTAAGGGACTCGAAAACCAAGTCTATTACATCCTGTCCGAAGGCCAGCATTACTGTAACTACAGCGGATGTGGCAACACGCTCAACGGCAACCATCCGGTCGTTCGCGAGATGATTTTTCACTGCCTTCGTCACTGGGTTCACAACTACCACATCGACGGTTTTCGATTCGATTTGGCCAGCATCCTGAGCCGCGACACGAAGGGGAACTTGATCCCCAATCCACCAATGGTCGAATTGATCGCCGAAGATCCGTTGCTGGCCGATACCAAGATCATCGCCGAAGCATGGGACGCCGCCGGTGCCTACCAAGTCGGTTCGTTCGGCGGCGCTCGCTGGGCGGAATGGAACGGACGTTACCGCGATGACACGCGTGGTTTTTGGCGAGGTGACTCTGGCACGTTGGGCGCTCTGGCTACTCGATTGGCCGGCAGCAGCGATTTGTACGAGCATGACAATCGTCCGCCGCACTGCAGCATCAACTTGATCACGACCCACGACGGCTTCACGATGAACGACCTTGTTTCGTACAAGGACAAGCACAACATCGCCAACGGTGAAGACAATCGTGATGGTGACAACCACAACATCAGCGACAACTATGGTGTCGAGGGGCCGACTCGCAAGAAAGCGATCACGGTCACTCGCGATCGCCAAATTCGCAACATGATGACGACGTTGTTGCTTAGCCAGGGCGTGCCGATGCTGGTCAGTGGTGACGAAGTCCGCCGCACTCAAAAGGGTAACAACAATGCCTATTGCCAAGACAACGACATCAGCTGGTTCGATTGGCGTTTGGCCACCAAGAATGCTGACATGCTGCGTTTCGTCAAAGCGTTGATCAAGTTCCGTCGCGAGCAACCGACGGTTCGCCGGAAAACATACCTGACCGGCCAACCGGTCGATGGCCGCGCGATTCCCGATGTGTCTTGGTACGCGCCCGACGGCACCCATTTGAATTGGAACCAATCGGAACTCGCCATGGTGGCGTACATCGCCGCACCGACGCGCATCGAGGACCCCGAGGGGCTTGGTCGTGACATGGTGATGATGTTCAACAGCACCGGCCAGGACCGCGTCTTCAAGATGCCTGAAATTGGCTGGGGTATGAACTGGAATCTGTTCATCGATACCGCCGTCGAGTCGCCTGGCGACATCTATCCCGATGTCGACGGACCCGTGCCAGCAACGGGCCATTCGCTCAGCATGGCATGCCACTCGATGAAAGTTTTTGTAGGAAACAGTTAGCGTTTCATCCCGCCACTACCTCGGGGCAATGGGAGTCGCCCGACTTCAGGGCGTCTCCGAAAACCCGAGCTCTGGCAAGTCCCGCTACGATTGTGAAACCCAACTTTCCACCTTGCCGAAGTCTTACGCTTCGGTGAACCAATCCAGAAACAGCACTCAGGTCATTGGCTCAGGGCGGGAAAAGTCTGCTTCTGTTCGTCAATGACCTGAAATCTGGCCCCGGACGGGTTCGCTTCTGCGTGGCCTTGTCAGTTTCCGGGTCAGTGGCGAACATTAAGGGGTGGTCGGTCGCCCGTGAACGCAGCCGCTCCGCGAAATGCAAAAACCTCGTCCCTTCTAAATTGCCCATTCTCACACGTTCGACAGACACCGAATGAATTTCCCAACGGCTTACGACCCCCGAGATCCCCAACTGGCCGCCAGTTCGTATCAGGGTTACCAGCGTCAGCGTCAACTGACGCTCGGCGACTTGCTGATGGAGAACCGGATTGTGTTCCTCCAAGGCGAGATCCATTACGGCAACGCGAACGAAATCGTGATGAAGTTGCTGTATCTTCAAAGCGAAAACCGTCGCAAAGACGTCCACTTCTATATCAATTCGCCTGGCGGATCGGTTACCGCGACCCTGGCCATCTATGACACCATGCAAATGATGTCATGCAGCATCGCGACGTACTGCGTCGGTGAAGCATGCAGCGGTGCGGCAGTTTTGTTGGTCGGCGGTACGAAAGGCAAACGCTATTGTTTGCCCAACAGCCGCGTGATGATGCACCAACCCATGGGTGGCGTTGGTGGCCAAGTCAGTGACATCGAGATTCAAGCGGCCGAAATGTTCCGCTATCGCGACGTGCTAAACGAAATCATCAGCAAGCACAGCGGTAAGTCGGTCGACCAAATCGCGAAAGACACCGATCGCGACTTTTTCCTTGGTGCTCAAGAAGCCAAGGAATACGGCTTGGTCGACGACATTCTGACCAAGCCACCGGGCTCGGAAGAAGACGAAGACAAGTAATCTTTGACGGTTCGTCATTGGCCGACCGAACTTGATGCCGCAACCATCGTTGCGGCATTCCGACTTCATCACTGCACACCCACATTCAACCGAAATAACACAACATGCCTGTCATTCCCTACGTCGTCGAAAAGAGCGGTCGCGAAGAACGTGTCTACGACATTTACAGCCGATTGCTCAAAGACCGCATCATTTTTCTCGGCCAACAAGTCGACGATCAGATCTCCAATGCTCTGGTCGCTCAGATGTTGTTTCTGCAGTCGGACGACCCGAAAGCCGACATTCACTTGTACATCAACAGCCCCGGTGGATCGATCACTGCGGGCATGGCGATCTACGACACGATGCAATTCGTTTCCTGCGACGTCGCAACCTATTGCATCGGCCAAGCCGCTTCGATGGGCGCCGTGTTGTTGACCGCCGGCGCGAAGGGCAAACGGTTCTCGTTGCCCAATTCGCGAATCATGATCCACCAACCGCTCGCCGGGATGCAGGGCACCGCCCGTGAAGTCGAAATTCACGTGGGCGAACTGCGTCGCATCAAACAGCGAATGAACGAGATCATGATCGAGCACACCGGACATTCGCTCGAAAAGATCGAAAGCGATACCGACCGCGACCGCTTCATGTCGGCCGTCGAAGCTCAAGAATACGGTCTGATCGACAAGGTCGTCACGAAGATCGACGAAAAGTGAAGATCGACGAGAAGTAGAGAGTAGGTAACAGGCGACAGGTATCAGGCGACCGCGGTAAGCATTGATTGCTGTCACCTGTAGCCTGTTCGCTGTTACCTCTTCCCGCCCCCTTCGTCTAGTGGCCCAGGACACCGGGCTTTCCGCTCGGAAACGCTCGTTCGAATCGGGCAGGGGGTATCGCCGGTTTCGGGCCACCCAACGTGAACCCGCGACTCCGCTTGCGGGACGTGAACTGCAAAGCAGTTGAAAGAAATCCGGGCCAACCATTCAGCTAACCAGTGCTGCCGCCACCACCACGGCCGCGGTTTCGATCCGATAGATCCGTGGCCCCAAATCCACGCACTCGAATCCCGCCCCGATCGCAAGCTCCACCTCTTCATTGGACCATCCGCCTTCCGGTCCGATCGCAACCGTGACGCGAGACTGTCCAACGAAGCGAGAAACTTTTGCGGCACCGGTTTCCGGGTGAGCAATCAGGCTGACACCTCCATCGACCGAAGCAAAAAAATCGCTCGCAGACATCGTATCGCGAATCTCCATCAAGTGATTCCGACCGCTTTGCTTGCATGCTTCGACCACGCCACGACGCAATTTGTCGACGAACGCCCCTTTCGGCGGACGCTGCGACCGCTGACCCACGATCGGCGTGACCGCTGCCACTCCAAGCTCCGTCAAACGTTCGATCAGCTCCTTCGCGCGATCCGGCTTCGGCAGCGCGACACCAAAATGAATGCAACACTCAGGCTCACGATCGATCAGTTGAACGTCACCGACTTCGCACTGACACTCGTTGCGTCCGAGCGAAACGACGCGAGCATCGCATTGAAACCCGCGTCCGTCGAAAAGGGTGACCACGTCGTCCGGCTGAATTCGCATCACCCGGATCGCATGCTGGGCCTCTTCGGGCGGCAGAGCCACCAAACTTCCAGGTTGGCTCAAGTCGGGAACAAAATATCGTCGAGTCATTGGGGCTGGGGGTTTGTCGCTTGAGGCTAAAGAACGGTCACCGCGGACGCCGATCATATCGAAGTTGACCCGATTGCTGGGGGTCTGTACCTCATTCTTTGCGGACAAATCCCAATGGATTACCTCACCTATTGGGGACTCGCACGCCGGCCCTTCGCCCGTGACGTGCATCCGTTCTTCTTTTCCGGCAACTCCCAGCGCGAAGCCATCGCGGGTCTGGGCTACTTCGTCGCCGGATCATGGAATTCCGCCCTCTTGGTCGCCCCGCCCCGCAGCGGCACCACGTTCCTGCTCGAGCAATTGACGCAAGCCCGCGGATTTGGCGACTGCGCCGCCGAAGTCGTTTTGACTTCCGGAACCCATTGCCGAAGCGACAAGAACCGAGTCACTCGCGAATTGGCCAAA from Rubripirellula tenax includes:
- a CDS encoding MGH1-like glycoside hydrolase domain-containing protein, yielding MSAEELRLLESDRRQVNWQRWGPYLSERQWGTVREDYSEGGDATWSYFPHDHARSRAYRWGEDGLLGISDRECRLCFSVALWNGRDPILKERLFGVTGPEGNHGEDVKECYYYLDSTPTHSYMKALYKYPQSRYPYEELVSISRSRSRTDDEYELLDSPCFDDSRYFDVTAEYAKASADDVLVRITIVNRGPDVAVVHAIPQLFFRNTWTWQCTDEGCTLPPSMRLQDGVVKTNHESLGQMWCVCEQTLDGAVDSSPDAFAWIFTDNETNIRRHPGLPSESEFFKDAFNEYVVHGKTDAVNPAERGTKCGAAGMLSLEPGASATIRMRIAHIDEPVIAKRSGGDAKQFASLAFDESFDQTFAERIKDADAFYETLIADDLSAQRKAIMRQAYAGLLWTKQFYHYSIATWLDGDHNGVPTSETRKQGRNADWRHLFNRDVISMPDKWEYPWYAAWDLAFHMVPFAKLDGQFAKEQMLLFLREWYMHPNGQIPAYEWQLSDVNPPVHAWGVWEIYKATGKPLQRDRVFLARAFQKLLLNFTWWVNQKDPRGKNIFAGGFLGLDNIGVFDRSKPLPHGHLEQADGTSWMAFYCGSMLRIAMELAEDHLAYGDMASKFFEHYVAIAEAMNSMDGTGLWDEADGFYYDHLYVDGQSIPIRVRSLVGLFPLTTGVVLEEKIVDKLPGFKKRMKWFLDNRDDLSEHMTYMELKCPDGRKASKRLLAIPSEDRFRRLIAVMLDEDEFLSPFGIRSMSAIHRDEPFVFDFGGEHHEVRYVPGESDSGMFGGNSNWRGPIWFPMNFLLIQAMKRYYDYYGDELKVECPTGSGNLMTLMEVSHELERRLISLFEQDESGFRPSHGSDEVYQHDPAWKDLVLFYEYFHADTGKGLGASHQTGWTALVATMIRNQNEDR
- a CDS encoding phosphoglycerate kinase; translated protein: MAKKTIDQVDVAGKKVLIRVDFNVPLDDNQKITDDRRVRMALPSIKSVVDRGGQVILVSHLGRPEGKGFESQYSLAPAAEALAGMLGKPVAMASDTVGDDAAAKVIALGNGDVVVLENLRFNSGEKKGCAEFAGKLAAMADIYCNDAFGTCHRSDASMVAVPEAMAGKPRVVGHLVAREIQYLTDAISKPGRPFVAILGGAKVSDKINVINNLLGICDTVLIGGAMAYTFSLARGGKVGGSLVEKDKVELAKELLAKGGDKLQLPVDTHCGDDFGNIAGCNKKVVAAGEIPDDMEGFDIGPETSKKYAEIIKNAKTIVWNGPMGVFEKPPMDAGTKAVAQAVADSDSVSIIGGGDSAAAVELLGFADQVSHVSTGGGASLAMLEGQRFAAVDLLDEAGE
- a CDS encoding RluA family pseudouridine synthase; amino-acid sequence: MPLTTATTTVMPEQVGRVDSVVKALVGLSHSQVRGMFDHGCVAINGEPCEDGGQEVEVGDAIELRYDANQRYREKKKVRWDDRTFTIAYEDNDLIVVDKAAGTLTIPTNQEEKNTLVDRVSLYLSHSKRYRQAFVVHRLDREVSGLLVIGKSQEVADALIEQFKHRKPMRLYSAICAGLVAADEGTFDSHMATGNNLDRYITAPSRHTERAVTHYRVIKRMDDTTEVEIRLETGKRNQIRVQFADAGHPVLGDPRYETDKSMHPRWIRKRIALHAKTLGFDHPTSGKPIAIESKLPAAMAKFLRGGIGRQK
- the glgX gene encoding glycogen debranching protein GlgX, producing MLMRQPCPSLQFAYAPPFGATIQDTGVQFSVFSRSATAMRLLLYNKVTDREPAEIIDFDRDADRWGDVWSMHVPNLAEGQLYHFQANGPWAPERGHRFDSTARLIDPYTQALAGEYQKGKDGVVRPPKCVVVDGEFDWEGDRHIRRDISESVIYEMHVKGFTKSKSSKVKHPGTYLGVIEKIPYLKDLGVTAVELMPVNEFPIKDIHGNKMDRSNYWGYDPMAFFAPHRGYASDSTPGAQVREFKEMVKALHKAGIEVILDVVFNHTCEGNEKGPTLSFKGLENQVYYILSEGQHYCNYSGCGNTLNGNHPVVREMIFHCLRHWVHNYHIDGFRFDLASILSRDTKGNLIPNPPMVELIAEDPLLADTKIIAEAWDAAGAYQVGSFGGARWAEWNGRYRDDTRGFWRGDSGTLGALATRLAGSSDLYEHDNRPPHCSINLITTHDGFTMNDLVSYKDKHNIANGEDNRDGDNHNISDNYGVEGPTRKKAITVTRDRQIRNMMTTLLLSQGVPMLVSGDEVRRTQKGNNNAYCQDNDISWFDWRLATKNADMLRFVKALIKFRREQPTVRRKTYLTGQPVDGRAIPDVSWYAPDGTHLNWNQSELAMVAYIAAPTRIEDPEGLGRDMVMMFNSTGQDRVFKMPEIGWGMNWNLFIDTAVESPGDIYPDVDGPVPATGHSLSMACHSMKVFVGNS
- a CDS encoding ClpP family protease encodes the protein MNFPTAYDPRDPQLAASSYQGYQRQRQLTLGDLLMENRIVFLQGEIHYGNANEIVMKLLYLQSENRRKDVHFYINSPGGSVTATLAIYDTMQMMSCSIATYCVGEACSGAAVLLVGGTKGKRYCLPNSRVMMHQPMGGVGGQVSDIEIQAAEMFRYRDVLNEIISKHSGKSVDQIAKDTDRDFFLGAQEAKEYGLVDDILTKPPGSEEDEDK
- the clpP gene encoding ATP-dependent Clp endopeptidase proteolytic subunit ClpP; its protein translation is MPVIPYVVEKSGREERVYDIYSRLLKDRIIFLGQQVDDQISNALVAQMLFLQSDDPKADIHLYINSPGGSITAGMAIYDTMQFVSCDVATYCIGQAASMGAVLLTAGAKGKRFSLPNSRIMIHQPLAGMQGTAREVEIHVGELRRIKQRMNEIMIEHTGHSLEKIESDTDRDRFMSAVEAQEYGLIDKVVTKIDEK
- a CDS encoding RsmE family RNA methyltransferase, encoding MTRRYFVPDLSQPGSLVALPPEEAQHAIRVMRIQPDDVVTLFDGRGFQCDARVVSLGRNECQCEVGDVQLIDREPECCIHFGVALPKPDRAKELIERLTELGVAAVTPIVGQRSQRPPKGAFVDKLRRGVVEACKQSGRNHLMEIRDTMSASDFFASVDGGVSLIAHPETGAAKVSRFVGQSRVTVAIGPEGGWSNEEVELAIGAGFECVDLGPRIYRIETAAVVVAAALVS